In Lodderomyces elongisporus chromosome 1, complete sequence, a genomic segment contains:
- the IDH2 gene encoding NAD-dependent isocitrate dehydrogenase — protein MFRQVSRSSVKLTTSVPFLARSYIAGQFTGQKGPNGKYTVTLIEGDGIGPEISQAVKDIYAAANVPIDWEPVDVTPLLIDGKTTLPQPAVDSVNKNLVALKGPLATPVGKGHTSMNLTLRRTFNLFANVRPCQSIVGYKTPYDNVDTVLIRENTEGEYSGIEHTIVPGVVQSIKLITKPASEKVIRYAFEYAKSIGKPHVLVVHKASIMKLSDGLFVNTAKEVAQEYPDVKLDFELLDNTSLKLTSDPSQYKDIVMVMPNLYGDIMSDLSSGLIGGLGLTPSGNMGNKVSIFEAVHGSAPDIAGQGKANPTALLLSSCMMLRHMSLNEDADRIQNAVLKTIASGPENRTGDLKGTASTSHFTNEVIKNL, from the coding sequence ATGTTCAGACAAGTTTCTAGATCATCAGTTAAGCTTACCACTTCTGTCCCATTCTTGGCCAGATCCTACATTGCCGGTCAATTTACCGGTCAAAAAGGTCCAAACGGTAAATACACAGTCACATTGATTGAAGGTGACGGTATTGGTCCAGAAATCTCACAGGCCGTTAAGGACATCTATGCTGCTGCTAATGTTCCAATTGATTGGGAACCAGTTGACGTTACTCCATTGTTGATTGACGGAAAGACCACCTTGCCACAACCAGCTGTTGACTCTGTCAACAAGAACTTGGTTGCTTTGAAAGGTCCATTGGCTACACCAGTCGGTAAGGGTCACACCTCAATGAACTTGACATTGAGAAGAACCTTTAACCTTTTCGCCAACGTTAGACCATGTCAATCAATTGTTGGTTACAAGACCCCATACGACAATGTCGACACCGTTTTGATCAGAGAAAACACCGAAGGTGAATACTCTGGTATCGAGCACACCATTGTTCCAGGTGTTGTTCAATCCATCAAGTTGATCACCAAGCCAGCTTCTGAAAAGGTTATCAGATACGCTTTCGAGTATGCCAAGTCTATTGGTAAGCCACACgttcttgttgttcacAAGGCCTCCATTATGAAATTGTCCGATGGTCTTTTTGTCAACACCGCTAAGGAAGTTGCTCAAGAATACCCAGACGTCAAATTGGACTTTGAATTGTTGGACAACACTTCATTGAAGTTGACTTCCGACCCATCTCAATACAAGGACATTGTTATGGTTATGCCTAACTTGTACGGTGATATCATGTCAGATTTGTCCTCAGGTTTGATTGGTGGTTTGGGTTTGACCCCATCCGGTAACATGGGTAACAAGGTTTCCATCTTCGAGGCCGTCCACGGTTCAGCTCCAGATATCGCTGGTCAAGGTAAAGCCAACCCAACTgccttgttgttgtcatCATGTATGATGTTGAGACACATGTCTTTGAATGAAGATGCTGACAGAATCCAAAACGCTGTGTTGAAGACCATTGCTTCAGGCCCAGAAAACAGAACTGGTGACTTGAAAGGTACTGCTTCTACTTCACACTTTACTAACGAAGTCATTAAGAACTTATAG